One genomic region from Flagellimonas oceani encodes:
- a CDS encoding amidohydrolase — translation MRKFLPLGAFLLLCTVGLHAQKKKNDVINDLESKSEKYSEIAHEIWDLAEMGYLEEKSSALLQETLSEAGFTIETGIAGIPTAFKAEYGSGYPVIGILGEYDALPGLSQEAVPEKKSAGGEAGHACGHHLFGTASTAAAISVKDWMAKNNIKGTIRFYGCPAEEGGSGKVYMVREGVFDDVDVALHWHPSSANAASAGAALANKSAKFRFHGISAHAAAAPQMGRSALDGVEAMNAMVNMMREHVPEDARIHYVITDGGKAPNVVPDFAEVYYYARHNTRDVVVDIFDRIVKAAEGAALGTGTTMEYEMIGGTHELLPNLTVQKIMYDNLVKVGGITYNEEEKAFAEKISKSLGNESLDMKMAETVQPYKETAKAFGSTDVGDVSYTVPTAGLGTATWVPGTPAHSWQAVAAGGMSIGSKGMMVAAKTLALTAMDIFESPKTIEAAKKELEERRGKDFKYVPMLGNRPPALDYRK, via the coding sequence ATGAGAAAATTTCTCCCCTTGGGTGCATTTCTGCTATTGTGCACCGTGGGTCTACATGCCCAAAAAAAGAAAAACGATGTTATCAATGATCTAGAATCAAAATCAGAGAAATACAGCGAAATCGCCCATGAAATTTGGGATCTTGCCGAAATGGGCTATTTGGAAGAAAAAAGCTCTGCTCTTTTGCAAGAAACCTTGTCCGAAGCCGGCTTTACCATAGAAACAGGAATTGCCGGTATACCGACTGCATTTAAAGCAGAATATGGTTCCGGATACCCGGTTATAGGCATTTTGGGCGAATACGATGCCCTGCCCGGTCTGTCCCAAGAGGCCGTTCCCGAGAAAAAATCAGCCGGTGGAGAAGCAGGACATGCCTGTGGCCACCACTTGTTCGGAACCGCGTCCACAGCTGCGGCCATTTCCGTAAAGGATTGGATGGCAAAGAACAACATCAAAGGAACCATCCGATTTTATGGATGCCCTGCGGAAGAAGGCGGGTCGGGAAAAGTTTATATGGTCCGTGAAGGTGTTTTTGATGATGTCGATGTCGCTCTTCATTGGCACCCAAGCTCTGCAAATGCTGCAAGTGCAGGCGCTGCTTTGGCCAACAAATCGGCCAAATTCAGATTCCATGGGATTTCCGCCCACGCAGCGGCGGCACCACAAATGGGACGTTCCGCATTGGATGGTGTGGAGGCGATGAACGCCATGGTGAACATGATGCGAGAACATGTCCCAGAAGACGCTAGAATCCACTACGTGATCACCGATGGCGGCAAGGCCCCGAACGTAGTCCCCGATTTTGCCGAAGTGTACTATTACGCAAGGCACAATACCAGGGATGTGGTCGTGGACATCTTTGATAGGATCGTAAAAGCTGCCGAGGGAGCAGCCTTGGGCACGGGCACCACTATGGAATATGAAATGATCGGAGGGACCCATGAACTGCTTCCCAACCTTACCGTACAAAAAATCATGTACGACAATTTGGTCAAAGTTGGCGGTATCACCTATAATGAAGAGGAAAAGGCCTTCGCCGAGAAAATATCAAAAAGCTTGGGCAACGAAAGCTTGGACATGAAAATGGCCGAAACCGTTCAACCCTATAAAGAAACCGCCAAAGCATTTGGTTCCACCGATGTCGGTGATGTAAGCTACACCGTTCCGACCGCAGGTCTTGGTACTGCAACTTGGGTACCCGGAACACCAGCACACAGCTGGCAGGCCGTTGCAGCCGGTGGTATGAGCATAGGTTCCAAGGGAATGATGGTCGCTGCCAAAACCCTGGCACTTACCGCCATGGATATTTTTGAAAGCCCCAAAACCATAGAGGCCGCCAAAAAAGAACTGGAAGAAAGAAGGGGCAAGGACTTTAAATATGTTCCCATGTTGGGCAACAGACCACCTGCACTTGATTACCGCAAATAA
- a CDS encoding NAD(P)/FAD-dependent oxidoreductase translates to MNIPQSSNPRVVIIGGGFGGIALAKKLSKKEVQVVLLDKHNYHNFQPLLYQVSTGGLEPDSIAYPIRKVLQGYPNFFFRLAQVQEVKTDTKRIKTNIGEIFYDYLVVATGSETNFFGNKGIETKGMAMKTIPQSLNLRSLILENFEQALLTDDLHERDALMNFVIVGGGPTGVELAGALAEIKKGILPKDYPDLDTRRAQINLVQSGDRILPAMSDKASEKAEKFLEELGVNVWKNIRVTDYDGKRATTDTKTIFEAETLVWAAGVKAVALKGLDAQELLCRGNRLRVNEFHEVIGLEGVFAIGDVAQMETEAFPEGHPMMAQPAMQQGRSLGENLVRMIENKPMKPFVYKDKGSMATVGRNKAVVDMPKFKFQGVFAWFVWMFVHLYFLIGFRNRLVVFINWVYNYVRFDREARLIIRPFKKQNKVERYTLTRD, encoded by the coding sequence ATGAATATTCCTCAATCCAGTAATCCAAGAGTCGTAATTATAGGCGGCGGTTTTGGAGGCATTGCATTAGCAAAAAAATTAAGCAAAAAAGAAGTCCAAGTGGTTTTGTTGGACAAGCATAACTACCATAACTTTCAGCCCTTGTTGTATCAAGTATCTACCGGTGGCTTGGAACCTGATTCCATTGCCTATCCAATTAGAAAGGTACTTCAGGGATATCCCAATTTCTTTTTTCGGTTGGCGCAGGTCCAAGAAGTGAAAACGGATACCAAAAGAATCAAGACCAATATTGGTGAGATTTTTTATGATTATTTAGTGGTCGCGACCGGTTCTGAGACCAATTTCTTCGGAAACAAGGGCATCGAGACCAAAGGAATGGCCATGAAGACCATTCCACAATCCTTGAACTTACGTAGCCTGATCCTCGAGAATTTTGAACAGGCACTTTTAACGGACGACCTTCATGAACGCGATGCCCTTATGAATTTTGTGATCGTGGGCGGCGGACCAACGGGAGTGGAACTTGCCGGTGCCCTGGCCGAAATAAAAAAAGGCATCCTTCCCAAGGATTATCCTGATCTGGACACCCGTAGGGCCCAAATAAACTTGGTGCAAAGCGGCGATAGGATTTTACCGGCCATGAGCGATAAGGCTTCGGAAAAGGCGGAAAAATTTTTGGAGGAACTTGGCGTGAATGTTTGGAAGAATATCCGCGTTACCGATTATGATGGCAAACGGGCAACTACGGACACCAAAACCATTTTTGAAGCCGAGACCTTGGTTTGGGCTGCAGGTGTAAAGGCCGTTGCGCTGAAAGGTTTGGATGCCCAAGAGCTGCTTTGCAGGGGCAATAGGTTGCGTGTGAACGAGTTCCATGAAGTTATAGGTTTGGAAGGTGTTTTTGCCATTGGGGATGTGGCACAGATGGAAACAGAAGCGTTTCCAGAGGGGCACCCGATGATGGCACAGCCTGCCATGCAACAAGGAAGGAGCTTAGGGGAAAACTTGGTCCGGATGATAGAAAACAAACCCATGAAGCCCTTTGTTTACAAGGATAAGGGGAGCATGGCCACCGTTGGGCGCAACAAAGCCGTGGTGGATATGCCAAAGTTTAAATTTCAGGGAGTGTTCGCCTGGTTTGTTTGGATGTTCGTGCACCTGTATTTTCTTATCGGTTTTAGGAACAGGCTCGTGGTGTTCATCAACTGGGTGTACAATTATGTCCGTTTTGATCGCGAAGCACGACTGATCATCCGACCTTTCAAAAAGCAGAACAAAGTGGAGCGGTATACGTTGACTAGGGATTAA
- the xerD gene encoding site-specific tyrosine recombinase XerD has product MNWQQAIKDYQNYLKIERGLSPNSISNYTMDLQKLASYLDEQSIPEKPIGIDRETVQQFIYNIAKTVNPRTQARIISGLKGFFNYLVFEDYREDNPMDLIESPKIGRKLPDTLSEEEINDLIAAIDLSKPEGERNRAILETLYGCGLRVSELINLKLSDLYFDEDFIKVTGKGNKQRFVPISEVNKKYINIYWKEIRAHLTIKKEHEDFVFLNRRGKQLTRAMIFTIVKRLAEQIGLKKNISPHTFRHSFATHLLENGADLRAIQQMLGHESITTTEVYMHVNRSHLAQILKEFHPRKSES; this is encoded by the coding sequence ATGAACTGGCAACAAGCAATAAAAGATTATCAAAATTATTTGAAGATCGAGCGGGGACTTTCACCAAATTCCATCTCCAACTACACCATGGACCTTCAAAAACTTGCCAGTTATCTTGATGAACAGAGCATTCCTGAGAAACCCATTGGAATAGACAGGGAAACAGTGCAGCAGTTCATTTATAATATCGCCAAAACTGTCAACCCAAGAACACAGGCACGCATTATTTCCGGTTTAAAGGGGTTTTTTAATTATTTGGTCTTTGAGGATTACCGGGAGGACAACCCTATGGATTTGATAGAGAGCCCAAAAATTGGCAGAAAGTTGCCCGATACCCTTTCGGAAGAGGAAATCAACGACTTGATCGCCGCCATTGACCTATCCAAGCCCGAAGGCGAGCGAAATAGGGCCATTTTGGAAACCTTGTACGGTTGTGGACTCCGCGTCTCGGAACTCATCAACCTAAAACTATCCGACCTCTACTTTGATGAAGATTTTATCAAGGTTACGGGGAAGGGAAACAAACAACGCTTTGTGCCCATCAGTGAAGTGAACAAAAAGTACATCAACATTTATTGGAAAGAGATAAGAGCGCATTTGACCATAAAAAAAGAACATGAAGATTTCGTTTTTCTAAATCGCCGGGGAAAACAACTGACGCGCGCCATGATCTTTACCATTGTGAAACGATTAGCTGAGCAAATTGGATTGAAAAAGAATATTAGTCCACACACGTTCCGACATTCATTTGCTACCCATCTTTTGGAAAACGGGGCCGATTTACGGGCCATTCAACAAATGTTGGGCCATGAGAGCATAACCACCACCGAAGTGTACATGCATGTAAACCGCTCACATTTGGCCCAGATCCTGAAAGAGTTTCACCCACGGAAATCGGAGAGTTAA
- a CDS encoding outer membrane beta-barrel protein, whose protein sequence is MKKQFVLSVFFVFVLTISTYGQEGFAAKAGFNNVSVSVDTGDDFFGEASDSELGFYLGGGYNFELSEDFDIEPSLLFSFVDDLTSLYIPVMFKYKVADKFNIQGGPQINYLLEDLPDGEFGLDLAIGGGYQIDSNWFVEARYGFQVSRGGDFGDFVDINTLTIGAGYRFN, encoded by the coding sequence GTGAAAAAACAATTTGTTCTATCGGTATTTTTTGTATTTGTTTTGACCATAAGCACATATGGTCAGGAAGGATTTGCTGCCAAGGCAGGTTTCAACAATGTATCTGTCAGCGTTGACACTGGCGATGATTTTTTTGGGGAAGCAAGCGATAGCGAACTGGGCTTTTATCTGGGCGGTGGCTACAACTTTGAGCTTTCGGAGGATTTTGACATTGAACCTTCTTTGCTCTTCAGCTTTGTGGATGACCTAACCTCGTTGTACATTCCTGTGATGTTCAAATACAAGGTTGCCGATAAGTTCAACATCCAAGGAGGACCACAGATCAACTACTTGTTGGAAGATCTTCCTGATGGTGAGTTTGGTCTTGACCTCGCCATTGGTGGTGGTTACCAAATCGATTCCAACTGGTTTGTGGAGGCAAGATATGGCTTCCAAGTATCCAGAGGTGGAGATTTTGGCGATTTTGTGGACATCAATACCCTTACCATTGGTGCTGGGTATAGGTTCAATTAA
- the aroQ gene encoding type II 3-dehydroquinate dehydratase: protein MKLIIINGPNLNLLGKREPEVYGSTTFEDYFKKLQQKFPDVELEYYQSNIEGELIGKIQEVGFDYDGIILNAAAYTHTSVGIGDAVKAVETPVIEVHISNTHQREEYRHVSFISPAAKGVILGFGLQSYDLAIQSFLG, encoded by the coding sequence ATGAAACTTATCATCATCAACGGACCCAATCTTAACCTCTTGGGAAAACGTGAGCCCGAAGTGTATGGGAGCACCACTTTTGAAGACTACTTTAAAAAGCTACAACAAAAGTTTCCCGATGTGGAACTGGAATATTATCAATCCAACATAGAAGGGGAGCTTATTGGTAAAATACAAGAAGTTGGGTTTGATTATGATGGTATCATCCTAAATGCGGCGGCCTACACACATACTTCGGTTGGAATAGGTGATGCCGTGAAAGCAGTGGAAACCCCGGTAATCGAGGTGCATATTTCCAATACGCATCAACGGGAAGAGTACCGTCACGTTTCCTTTATTTCACCTGCAGCAAAAGGAGTTATTCTTGGATTTGGACTCCAAAGCTACGATTTGGCCATCCAGAGCTTTTTAGGCTAA
- a CDS encoding DUF3817 domain-containing protein produces MLKIFRATAILEGISYLLLFGMTMPLKHWADIPEPNQVVGMAHGILFILYVVVAIVFCWERKWKLKRFIILFIASLLPFGTFYADKKYLKDLA; encoded by the coding sequence ATGCTTAAAATTTTTAGGGCCACTGCTATTTTAGAAGGTATTTCCTATCTACTCCTTTTCGGAATGACCATGCCGTTGAAGCATTGGGCAGATATTCCTGAACCGAACCAAGTTGTTGGTATGGCACATGGAATATTGTTTATTCTATATGTAGTAGTGGCCATAGTTTTTTGTTGGGAACGAAAATGGAAGCTCAAAAGGTTTATCATCCTTTTCATAGCATCCCTTCTCCCCTTTGGCACTTTTTATGCCGATAAAAAATACTTGAAAGATTTAGCCTAA
- the lpdA gene encoding dihydrolipoyl dehydrogenase — protein MSKFDIIVLGSGPGGYVTAIRASQLGFKTAIIEKESLGGVCLNWGCIPTKALLKSAQVFEYLKHAEDYGLSAKDVEHDFGAVIKRSRGVADGMSKGVQFLMKKNKIEVINGFGKVKPGKKVEVKSENGETSEYSADNIIIATGARSRELPSLPQDGKKVIGYREAMSLEKQPKKMIVVGSGAIGMEFAYFYHSMGTEVTVVEYMPNIVPVEDEDISKQLERSFKKSGVKIKTSAEVTKVDTSGDGVKATVKTQKGEEVLEADIVLSAVGIKTNIENIGLEDVGIATDRDKILVNDYYQTNIPGYFAIGDVTPGQALAHVASAEGILCVEKLAGMHVEALDYGNIPGCTYCIPEVASVGLTEKAAKEKGYDLKIGKFPFSASGKAKAAGTPDGFVKVIFDAKYGEWLGCHMIGVGVTDMIAEAVVARKLETTGHEVLKSVHPHPTMSEAVMEAVADAYDEVIHL, from the coding sequence ATGAGCAAGTTCGATATAATTGTTTTGGGAAGTGGTCCAGGTGGATATGTTACTGCCATAAGGGCATCACAATTAGGTTTCAAAACAGCCATTATAGAAAAAGAAAGTTTGGGAGGTGTATGTCTTAACTGGGGTTGTATCCCGACCAAGGCCCTTCTTAAATCCGCTCAGGTTTTTGAATATTTGAAGCATGCCGAAGATTACGGTTTGAGCGCCAAGGATGTAGAGCACGATTTTGGTGCCGTTATTAAAAGAAGCCGCGGTGTTGCCGATGGAATGAGCAAAGGTGTCCAGTTCTTGATGAAAAAGAACAAAATCGAGGTCATCAATGGATTTGGAAAGGTAAAACCGGGCAAAAAAGTTGAAGTAAAATCGGAAAACGGGGAAACCTCCGAATATTCCGCCGATAATATCATTATTGCCACAGGAGCGCGCAGCCGTGAATTACCAAGTCTCCCTCAGGATGGTAAAAAAGTAATTGGCTACCGCGAGGCCATGTCCTTGGAAAAACAACCCAAGAAAATGATCGTGGTGGGCAGTGGCGCCATCGGAATGGAATTTGCCTATTTCTACCACTCCATGGGTACCGAGGTAACCGTTGTGGAATACATGCCGAACATTGTTCCCGTTGAGGACGAAGATATCTCCAAACAACTGGAGCGCAGCTTCAAAAAGTCTGGAGTAAAAATCAAGACTTCCGCCGAAGTCACCAAGGTAGATACCTCTGGTGATGGTGTAAAGGCTACCGTCAAAACACAAAAAGGCGAGGAAGTACTGGAAGCCGATATCGTACTATCCGCAGTGGGAATCAAAACAAACATTGAAAACATTGGATTGGAAGATGTTGGAATCGCTACAGACAGGGATAAGATTTTGGTGAACGATTACTACCAGACCAACATTCCCGGCTATTTTGCCATTGGAGATGTTACTCCTGGACAGGCATTGGCTCACGTTGCCTCCGCCGAAGGGATTCTTTGTGTGGAAAAGTTGGCAGGAATGCATGTGGAAGCCTTGGATTATGGTAATATCCCAGGATGTACGTACTGTATCCCCGAGGTAGCTTCCGTAGGATTGACCGAAAAAGCAGCCAAGGAAAAAGGATACGACCTTAAGATTGGTAAGTTTCCATTCTCCGCCAGTGGCAAGGCCAAAGCAGCCGGAACCCCAGATGGCTTTGTAAAAGTAATTTTTGATGCCAAATACGGTGAGTGGTTGGGTTGCCACATGATCGGTGTTGGTGTGACCGATATGATCGCCGAGGCCGTTGTTGCCAGAAAATTGGAAACCACAGGCCACGAAGTATTAAAATCTGTTCACCCGCACCCAACCATGAGCGAAGCCGTGATGGAAGCCGTTGCCGATGCATATGATGAAGTAATCCACCTATAA